The following are from one region of the Thermococcus cleftensis genome:
- a CDS encoding FUN14 domain-containing protein: MEFDLNAMMGDVGVGALVGFITGFALKKLMKLAMAIIGAYLLSLFWLEQKGVIIIDKDRLFNLAGDWSHEILTLGEKVMGILPGTAAFMGGFYLGFKKG; encoded by the coding sequence ATGGAGTTCGACCTGAACGCCATGATGGGCGACGTTGGGGTTGGGGCACTTGTCGGTTTCATAACGGGCTTTGCCTTGAAGAAGCTGATGAAGCTGGCGATGGCGATAATTGGGGCGTATCTGCTGAGCCTCTTCTGGCTCGAGCAAAAGGGAGTTATAATAATAGACAAAGACAGACTGTTCAACCTCGCGGGGGACTGGAGCCACGAAATCCTGACCCTCGGTGAAAAGGTCATGGGTATTCTGCCGGGAACCGCCGCGTTCATGGGTGGCTTCTACCTCGGGTTCAAAAAAGGGTGA
- a CDS encoding PadR family transcriptional regulator, translating to MTTPMERLRNKITKEVLWLYILRLLRERPMYAYELKERIREAFDFEPATVSSYVVLYKLEKEGYVTAEWQESQTGKPSRKYYKLTPAGEKLLEDGIAFLEDMLTKLKGSR from the coding sequence ATGACAACGCCCATGGAGAGGCTCAGAAACAAGATCACGAAGGAGGTGCTCTGGCTGTACATACTCCGGCTCCTCCGGGAGAGACCAATGTACGCCTACGAGCTGAAGGAGAGGATAAGAGAAGCCTTTGATTTCGAACCAGCAACGGTCAGCTCGTACGTTGTCCTCTACAAGCTCGAGAAGGAAGGATACGTAACGGCGGAGTGGCAGGAGAGCCAGACTGGGAAGCCCTCGAGGAAGTACTACAAACTCACCCCAGCGGGTGAAAAGCTCCTGGAGGACGGCATAGCTTTTCTCGAGGACATGCTGACAAAGCTTAAGGGATCCAGGTGA
- a CDS encoding 50S ribosomal protein L40e codes for MARFPEAEARIFRKYICMRCGATNPWKAKKCRKCGYKGLRPKAREPRGGMGR; via the coding sequence ATGGCGAGATTCCCAGAGGCTGAGGCCAGAATCTTTAGGAAGTACATTTGCATGCGCTGCGGCGCTACCAACCCGTGGAAGGCCAAGAAGTGCAGGAAGTGCGGCTACAAGGGTCTCCGCCCGAAGGCTAGAGAGCCGCGCGGTGGAATGGGACGCTGA
- the rpsB gene encoding 30S ribosomal protein S2, whose product MEEYLVPLDQYLAAGVHIGTQQKTQDMKKFIYRVRQDGLYVLDVRKTDERLRVAGKFLAKFDPENILAVSVRLYGQKPVKKFGDVTGARSIPGRFLPGTMTNPQVKNFFEPDVLIVTDPRADHQAMKEAIEIGIPIVALVDTENFLSYVDVAIPTNNKGRKALALIYWILAREILYNRKEIESREDFKVPVEDFEMRIIRT is encoded by the coding sequence ATGGAGGAATACCTTGTTCCGCTCGACCAGTACCTTGCCGCCGGTGTCCACATCGGCACCCAGCAGAAGACCCAGGACATGAAGAAGTTCATATACCGCGTTAGGCAGGACGGTCTCTACGTCCTCGACGTCAGGAAGACCGATGAGAGGCTCCGCGTTGCCGGTAAGTTCCTCGCCAAGTTCGACCCGGAGAACATACTCGCCGTTAGCGTCAGGCTCTACGGCCAGAAGCCGGTCAAGAAGTTCGGCGACGTCACCGGCGCCCGCTCCATACCGGGACGTTTCCTCCCGGGAACAATGACCAACCCGCAGGTCAAGAACTTCTTTGAGCCCGACGTGCTCATCGTCACCGACCCGAGGGCAGACCACCAGGCCATGAAGGAGGCCATCGAGATCGGCATACCGATAGTGGCCCTCGTCGATACCGAGAACTTCCTCAGCTACGTTGACGTTGCTATCCCGACCAACAACAAGGGTAGGAAGGCCCTCGCTCTCATCTACTGGATCCTCGCGAGGGAGATACTCTACAACAGGAAGGAAATCGAGAGCAGGGAGGACTTCAAGGTTCCCGTTGAGGACTTTGAGATGAGGATCATCAGGACCTGA